The Streptomyces seoulensis genome contains a region encoding:
- the bldG gene encoding anti-sigma factor antagonist BldG produces the protein MDLSLSTRTVGDRTVVEVGGEIDVYTAPKLREQLVELVNDGNFHLVVDMEGVDFLDSTGLGVLVGGLKRVRAHEGSLRLVCNQERILKIFRITGLTKVFPIHTSVEEAVAATD, from the coding sequence GTGGACCTGTCCCTGTCGACCCGTACCGTCGGCGATCGTACGGTCGTCGAGGTCGGTGGCGAAATCGATGTATACACCGCGCCCAAACTGCGCGAGCAGTTGGTCGAGCTGGTGAACGACGGCAATTTCCACCTTGTCGTCGACATGGAGGGCGTGGACTTCCTCGACTCCACCGGGCTCGGCGTGCTGGTCGGCGGCCTGAAGCGGGTGCGTGCCCACGAGGGCTCGCTCCGTCTGGTCTGCAACCAGGAGCGCATTCTGAAGATCTTCCGTATCACCGGCCTCACCAAGGTGTTCCCGATCCACACCTCGGTCGAGGAAGCGGTGGCGGCCACCGACTGA